Sequence from the Myxococcota bacterium genome:
CGCGTGCGCCGCCTGCGCCGCGTTGAACTCATCGCCCGCGCGCCAGGTGTCGGCGTTGATCCGGTCCGGGGGTTGACTCGCCGCGACCACCAGGAACGCGAGCGACGCGGCGAGCCCCACGCCCAGCGTGAGTGCCAGGCCGACCGGCCAGCGGCGCGCCATGTGCTCAATGCTCGTCGTGGCCATCGTGCTCTCCCGTTGCGGCCGTCAAGAAGGTGGCGCGCCGGCGCACTAGCAGCGCCGCGCGCTCGGTGTCGGCGACCGAGAACCAGATCTCCTGCGGCTGACTCGCCGCAGCGCTTCGCGGTCCGGCCACGAAGACCCGCAGCTCGAGGCTCGTGAGCGGCTCGACTGCGATCGGGTTCGCGCCGACGAGCAGATCGAAGCCGGAGGGCGCCTCGAGCGCGAGCGCGAAGCGGTGCGCCCAGCGGTCGCGGTTCTCCACCCGCAGCGTGTACGAGTTCGCGGGCCGACCGTCCGCGAGCGTGGAGTACAGGCTGGTCGAGTTGTGACTCGCGAAGACCTCGAAGGGCACGCGCCGGGCGAGCTGCAGGGCCAGAGCCGCCACCACGGCGCACAGCGCGAGGCCGTAGAGGGCGACGCGCGGGCGCAGCCACCGGACGCGACGCCCGAGCGACGCCCGGTAGCCGATCAGCTTGGGCGCACGCCCGAGCTTCGCCATGACGCCATCGCAGGCGTCGATGCACTGAGTGCAGGCAATGCACTCGAGCTGCAGCCCCTGGCGGATGTCGATCCCGGTCGGGCACACCGCGACGCACAGTCCGCAGTCGACGCAGTCACCCGAGGTCTTGCCCCGCTTGCCGCGTGGCTCGCCTCGAGCCGGGTCGTAGGCGACCACGAGCGTCTCGCGGTCGAACAGCACGCTCTGGAAGCGGGCGTAGGGGCACAGGTACTTGCAGAAGGTCTGGCGCACCCAGGCGAAATCGAGATAGGCGACGGCGCTCGCGACCGCCAGGAAAGCGAGCTCGGTCGGCGTCGCGCTCGCCCGGGCGAACGCCGCCGCGAGCTCGCGCGGAGACACGAAGTACGCGACCAGGTGAAAGCCGATCACGGCCGAGATCGCCAGCCAGGCGAGGTGAGTCGCCACGACGCGCGCGCGACTCACTCTTGCGGGCGGCTTCGAGCCACGCCAGCCCTGGATGCGCCGGGCGACGCCCGCGAACAGGTCGGAGAAGATCGTCTGCGGGCAGGCCCAGCCACACCACAGCCGGCCGGCGAGCGCCGTGAAGAAGAACAGCGCGAGCGCCAGGCCGATCACGAGCAGCCACAGAAACACCAGCTCGCCCGGGAAGATCACGATCCCGCCCACGTGGAAGCGCCGGTGCGGCACGTCGAAGCGCAGCACGGGCTCGCCCGCGAGCTCGAGCCACGGCACGACGAACAGGATGGCGATCAGCAGCGCGTCGACGCGCGTGCGCAGCGTGCGGAAGAAGCCCCGGACCGGCCGAGCGTCCAGCACGACGCACTCAGGGCGCCGGCGGCGCCGGCGGAACGTAGTCGGGCGCGCCGAACTCCGAGTGACCCACCTTGGGAAGTGAGTCGACGTAGGCGAGAACCTTCCAGATCTTCTCGTCGCCCAGCTGCGGTCCCCACGGAGGCATTCCACCCGGCCGGCCCCCGGTGACCGACGTGAAGCGCTCCGCGTCGCTCCCGCCGTACTTCCAGTACGGGTCGACCAGAGAGGGCCCGACCAGTCCGTGCGCTTCTGGGCCGTGACACGCAGAACAGATCGTGGCGAAGGTCTGCGCGCCATCCGCGATCGCCGCGGCGTCGCCCTTGTAGGGGTTCTGGAGCGGAGGCGGCGCGTGCACCGGGGCCGCGGCACGCGCGGCCGCGACCTCGGCGGCCCACTGCCCGCGCGCCGACCAGTCGGAGAGCACGAGGTACCAGACGATGTAGCCGAACCCGATCAACCAAGTGGCCGCCCAGGCGGCGTTGAACCAGAGCGGGATCGGGTGGTCGTCTTCGCCGATTCCGTCGCGAGGGCTCCGATCGGGCAGCGGCAGCTCTGCAATCTCGGGGTCCGAGTCACTCATTGCGCGCCTCCACCCACCGCGAGCTCGGCGGCGTTCTGGCCGCGGACGGCGCGTCCGAGCGTCTCGAGATAGGCGATGACCGCAAGGGTCTCGCAGCGCTCCTGGACGGGAGTCAGGGCGATCCCGGCCGCGCGCAGCTTGGCGGCGATCTCCGCCTGCTGCGCGCGCGCCGAGGCCTCGGCGCCCGCGACATCGGCGTCGCTGTACGGGTGACCCAGCGAACGCAGCACCTCGAGCTTGCGGCCCGTGTCGGAGAGGTCGAGCTCGCGCTCGGCCAGAAAGGCGAAGGCAGGCATGTTGGAGCGCGGCTCCACGTCGCGCGGGTTGTGGAAGTGCAGCCAGTGCCACGATGGCGGGTACTTGCCCCCGACGCGCGCCAGGTCGGGTCCGGTCCGGCGCGAGCCCCACAGGAACGGGCGGTCGTACACGCCCTCGCCGGCGAGTGAGTACGCGCCGTAGCGGTCGGTCTCGGTCTTGAAGGGCCGGACCTCCTGGCTGTGACACACGTTGCACCCTTCACGGATGTAGATGTCGCGTCCCTCGAGCTCGAGCGGCGAGTACGGAGTGACTCCGGCGATCGGCTCGATTGTGCCCGCGAGGAAGTGCGGCGGGATCAAGAGCACGAGCCCGCCCACCGCCACCGCCAGGAAGGTCAGGATCGACAGCAAGACGGCGTTGCTCTCGAGCCTGCGATGCCACTCGAAGGCCATCTCAGCGTCCTTCCACGGCCGCAGCCGGGACGGCCATCGGCTCCGGCACGGAGCTCGAGCCCTGCCGGATCGTCATCATCACGTTCCAGAACATGAGCAGCGCGCCCGTCAGGAAGATCGCGCCGCCACCGGCGCGAATCATGTCGTAGGGGCGGATCGCCGCCACGCTGTCGGCGAACGTGTAGGTGAGGCTCCCGTCAGGATTCACGGCCCGCCACATCAGCCCCTGAGTGACTCCCGAGATCCACATGGGAGTCACGTAGAGGACGATTCCGAGCGTGGCCACC
This genomic interval carries:
- a CDS encoding c-type cytochrome produces the protein MSDSDPEIAELPLPDRSPRDGIGEDDHPIPLWFNAAWAATWLIGFGYIVWYLVLSDWSARGQWAAEVAAARAAAPVHAPPPLQNPYKGDAAAIADGAQTFATICSACHGPEAHGLVGPSLVDPYWKYGGSDAERFTSVTGGRPGGMPPWGPQLGDEKIWKVLAYVDSLPKVGHSEFGAPDYVPPAPPAP
- the ccoG gene encoding cytochrome c oxidase accessory protein CcoG, coding for MLDARPVRGFFRTLRTRVDALLIAILFVVPWLELAGEPVLRFDVPHRRFHVGGIVIFPGELVFLWLLVIGLALALFFFTALAGRLWCGWACPQTIFSDLFAGVARRIQGWRGSKPPARVSRARVVATHLAWLAISAVIGFHLVAYFVSPRELAAAFARASATPTELAFLAVASAVAYLDFAWVRQTFCKYLCPYARFQSVLFDRETLVVAYDPARGEPRGKRGKTSGDCVDCGLCVAVCPTGIDIRQGLQLECIACTQCIDACDGVMAKLGRAPKLIGYRASLGRRVRWLRPRVALYGLALCAVVAALALQLARRVPFEVFASHNSTSLYSTLADGRPANSYTLRVENRDRWAHRFALALEAPSGFDLLVGANPIAVEPLTSLELRVFVAGPRSAAASQPQEIWFSVADTERAALLVRRRATFLTAATGEHDGHDEH
- the ccoO gene encoding cytochrome-c oxidase, cbb3-type subunit II codes for the protein MAFEWHRRLESNAVLLSILTFLAVAVGGLVLLIPPHFLAGTIEPIAGVTPYSPLELEGRDIYIREGCNVCHSQEVRPFKTETDRYGAYSLAGEGVYDRPFLWGSRRTGPDLARVGGKYPPSWHWLHFHNPRDVEPRSNMPAFAFLAERELDLSDTGRKLEVLRSLGHPYSDADVAGAEASARAQQAEIAAKLRAAGIALTPVQERCETLAVIAYLETLGRAVRGQNAAELAVGGGAQ